The window CGTGAGCTGGTGCCGCAAGCACAGCCTTTGGCCGATGCCCTTCGCGACCGCCTGCTGCGGGATCGAGCTGATGGCCGTCGGCGCCAGCCGATTCGACCTGGCCCGCTTCGGGGCCGAGGTCATGCGGTTCAGCCCCCGCCAGTGCGACCTGATGATCGTCGCCGGCCGGGTATCGATGAAAATGATGCCCGTGCTCCAGCGGATCTGGCTCCAGATGCCTGAGCCCAAGTGGTGCATCAGCATGGGCGCCTGCGCCAGCACCGGCGGCATCTTCGACACCTACGCGGTGGTGCAGGGGATCGACCGGTTCATCCCGGTGGACGTTTACATCCCCGGCTGCCCCCCGCGGCCTGAGCAGATCCTCCGGGCCGTGATGGACATTCAGGCCAAGGTGCAGAAGGGGGGCACGACCTTCGGCAACGAAGGGCTGCCCGAGCTTCGCGCCCGTGAGAAGTACGTCCTCGCTCAGCGCGAGGCCGCCCCCGGAACCGGCATCGCCGACGAGCGCGGGGACGAGGACCGCTACGGCTACCGCATCCCCGGCGGACCGTCGCAGCTCGGACTCGAGGAGACCCGATGAGCGCCGCTCCCACGACCGAACCCGCCGTGCCTTCCGCCGCGAGTGAGGCGATCCTCACTCAGCTCAACGCAGCGATCGCCGACGCCGCTCCCTGCGTGACCCGCTTCCGCGACAACATCCGGATCTTCGTGGCCCCCGATCGGCTGATCGAAGTGCTCACCGCGCTCAAGGAAAAGTGCGGCTGCGCCTTTCTTTCCGAGCTGGGCGGAGCCGACTACCTGAAGTATCCCGGCGCCCGCAAGGGCCCTCGGTTCGAGGTCCACTACGTTCTCCGCAACCTGGACACGATGGGATTCGTCGTCGTCAAGGCGGGCGTGGACGATCCCGATCCGACCCTCCCTTCGGTCTACGGCCTCTGGCCGGGATGCGACTGGATGGAGCGCGAGGTTTTCGACATGTACGGCATCCGGTTCGAGGGGCACCCCGACCT of the Paludisphaera rhizosphaerae genome contains:
- a CDS encoding NADH-quinone oxidoreductase subunit B, which translates into the protein MALNTSRSGSELVVTPADQPEVPENVFLTTMDSVVSWCRKHSLWPMPFATACCGIELMAVGASRFDLARFGAEVMRFSPRQCDLMIVAGRVSMKMMPVLQRIWLQMPEPKWCISMGACASTGGIFDTYAVVQGIDRFIPVDVYIPGCPPRPEQILRAVMDIQAKVQKGGTTFGNEGLPELRAREKYVLAQREAAPGTGIADERGDEDRYGYRIPGGPSQLGLEETR
- a CDS encoding NADH-quinone oxidoreductase subunit C; the protein is MSAAPTTEPAVPSAASEAILTQLNAAIADAAPCVTRFRDNIRIFVAPDRLIEVLTALKEKCGCAFLSELGGADYLKYPGARKGPRFEVHYVLRNLDTMGFVVVKAGVDDPDPTLPSVYGLWPGCDWMEREVFDMYGIRFEGHPDLRRILMPDEFVAFPLRKDYPLRGRGERHNFPRLTREES